In a single window of the Nocardioides massiliensis genome:
- a CDS encoding thymidine kinase translates to MAELIFWTGTMDAGKSTLALQTNHNHAARGRVGRIFTCQDRAGTSRISSRLGLEHEALEVAPDFDFWKYVVSDLTHGGRIDFLVCDEAQFYSPQQIEQLAKVVDELQIDVFCFGILTDFRTRLFPGSARLVELADRTELLQVEALCWCGKRATHNARVENGVLVTKGAQVVVGDVEAADQPPADVAYEVLCRQHHRRGLTAARAQAASLVSEPLPFG, encoded by the coding sequence GTGGCGGAGCTGATCTTCTGGACCGGGACGATGGATGCGGGCAAGTCGACCCTTGCCCTCCAGACCAACCACAACCACGCCGCCCGCGGCCGGGTCGGCCGGATCTTCACCTGCCAGGACCGGGCCGGCACGTCGCGGATCTCCTCGCGGCTGGGACTCGAGCACGAGGCGCTCGAGGTGGCGCCGGACTTCGACTTCTGGAAGTACGTCGTCAGCGACCTCACCCACGGCGGCCGGATCGACTTTCTCGTGTGCGACGAGGCGCAGTTCTACTCCCCGCAGCAGATCGAGCAGCTGGCCAAGGTCGTGGACGAGCTGCAGATCGACGTGTTCTGCTTCGGCATCCTCACCGACTTCCGCACCCGACTCTTCCCCGGCTCCGCCCGGCTCGTCGAGCTCGCCGACCGCACCGAGCTGCTGCAGGTCGAGGCGCTGTGCTGGTGCGGCAAGCGCGCCACCCACAACGCCCGGGTCGAAAACGGCGTCCTGGTCACCAAAGGTGCGCAGGTCGTCGTCGGCGACGTCGAGGCGGCCGACCAGCCCCCGGCCGACGTCGCCTACGAGGTGCTGTGTCGCCAGCACCACCGGCGAGGACTCACCGCGGCGCGGGCCCAGGCCGCCAGCCTGGTGTCCGAGCCGCTGCCGTTCGGCTGA
- a CDS encoding sulfurtransferase: MRADAPAVVGESPVEPGDFVARPGRLPVLAQDDVGSFAGVLLDARTPERFRGETEPVDPVAGHVPGARNLPTSALVREDGTVRPAAELRAAVGAVGADDGPVAAYCGSGVTAAHTALVLASLGIEVALQPESWSGWVADPARPVATGD, translated from the coding sequence TTGCGCGCCGACGCCCCCGCGGTCGTGGGGGAGAGCCCGGTCGAGCCAGGCGACTTCGTCGCACGCCCAGGCCGGCTACCGGTGCTGGCGCAGGACGATGTCGGGTCGTTCGCCGGGGTGCTGCTCGACGCCCGCACTCCGGAGCGCTTCCGCGGCGAGACTGAGCCGGTCGACCCCGTCGCCGGCCACGTGCCGGGCGCCCGCAACCTGCCCACCTCGGCGCTCGTGCGCGAGGACGGGACGGTCCGGCCCGCAGCCGAGCTGCGCGCGGCGGTCGGCGCGGTGGGCGCCGACGACGGGCCTGTCGCGGCGTACTGCGGCTCGGGGGTGACGGCCGCTCACACCGCCCTGGTGCTGGCCTCGCTCGGGATCGAGGTCGCGCTCCAGCCGGAGTCGTGGAGCGGCTGGGTCGCCGACCCGGCGCGCCCGGTGGCCACCGGCGACTGA
- a CDS encoding DNA gyrase/topoisomerase IV subunit A codes for MARRTPPAPPEDDFEEHIVDIDVGDEMRGSFLEYAYSVIYSRALPDARDGLKPVQRRILYTMDRMGLRPDRGHVKSARVVGEVMGRLHPHGDGAIYDALVRMVQPWAMRVPTVDGHGNFGSLDNGPAAMRYTECRMAPAAVAMTASLDEETVDFRANYDSRELEPVVLPAAIPHLVVNGATGIAVGMATNMAPHNLVEVVQALRHLIKKPDATLDDLMRFIPGPDLPTGGKIVGLDGVRDAYETGRGSFRMRATARIENVTPRRKGIIVTELPYGVGVEKVVARIKDLVQAKKLQGISDLKDLTDMTKGLHLVIEVKNGFHPEAILEQLYKLTPMEDSFGINAVALVDGQPRTLGLRELLQVFLAHRLDVVRRRSVFRRGKAADRLHLVDGLLVAILDIDEVIAVIRSSDNAAAAKERLIQIFDLSEVQADYILEMPLRRLTKFSRIELEKEQAGLRRTIEELDAILADESLLRQVVSDELAEVAKTYGTPRRTVLLESAGQTVSAATPLEVADDPCLVLMSSTGLLARTAGHEQPGVGDSRSKHDVVVAAVPTTARGQVGVLTSAGRLVKLDVLDLPTLPPTAHDPHLQGGAPMSEFVALEPGERALTLVRVAEDGIPGIALGTAQGVVKRVNPEVLNRDSWEVVRLADGDEVVGAVDLLTGEEELCFITSDAQLLHFSADAVRPQGRSGGGVAGIRLAPKQRVVWFGAFTPDDDAVVVTASGASSALPGTEAGSVKVTPFSEYPAKGRATGGVRCHRFLKGEDVLVAAWAGPGPARAAASSGAPIELPAPEGRRDGSGVPGSQPIAGISSPAARLVPVPDLAG; via the coding sequence ATGGCCCGCCGTACACCTCCCGCACCCCCCGAAGACGACTTCGAGGAGCACATCGTCGACATCGACGTCGGCGACGAGATGCGGGGCAGCTTCTTGGAGTACGCCTACTCGGTCATCTACTCCCGCGCGCTGCCCGACGCCCGCGACGGGCTGAAGCCCGTGCAGCGCCGGATCCTCTACACGATGGACCGCATGGGCCTGCGCCCCGACCGCGGACACGTCAAGAGCGCCCGCGTCGTCGGCGAGGTCATGGGTCGCCTCCACCCCCACGGCGACGGTGCGATCTACGACGCGCTCGTGCGCATGGTGCAGCCGTGGGCGATGCGGGTCCCGACCGTCGACGGCCACGGCAACTTCGGCTCCCTCGACAACGGCCCCGCCGCCATGCGCTACACCGAGTGCCGCATGGCGCCGGCCGCGGTGGCGATGACCGCCTCGCTCGACGAGGAGACCGTCGACTTCCGGGCCAACTACGACTCACGCGAGCTCGAGCCGGTCGTCCTGCCCGCCGCGATCCCCCACCTCGTCGTCAACGGCGCCACCGGCATCGCGGTCGGCATGGCCACCAACATGGCCCCCCACAACCTGGTCGAGGTCGTGCAGGCGCTGCGGCACCTGATCAAGAAGCCCGACGCCACGCTCGACGACCTCATGCGCTTCATCCCCGGGCCCGACCTGCCCACCGGCGGCAAGATCGTCGGGCTCGACGGGGTGCGCGACGCCTACGAGACCGGTCGCGGCTCGTTCCGCATGCGCGCGACCGCGCGGATCGAGAACGTCACCCCGCGCCGCAAGGGCATCATCGTCACCGAGCTCCCGTACGGCGTGGGCGTCGAGAAGGTCGTCGCCCGCATCAAGGACCTGGTCCAGGCCAAGAAGCTGCAGGGCATCAGTGACCTCAAGGACCTGACCGACATGACCAAGGGTCTGCACCTGGTCATCGAGGTCAAGAACGGCTTCCACCCCGAGGCGATCCTCGAGCAGCTCTACAAGCTCACCCCGATGGAGGACTCCTTCGGCATCAACGCGGTCGCGCTGGTCGACGGCCAGCCGCGCACCCTCGGGCTGCGCGAGCTCCTGCAGGTCTTCCTGGCCCACCGCCTCGACGTCGTACGCCGCCGCTCGGTCTTCCGCCGCGGCAAGGCCGCCGACCGGCTGCACCTGGTCGACGGGCTGCTCGTCGCGATCCTCGACATCGACGAGGTCATCGCGGTCATCCGCTCCAGCGACAACGCCGCGGCGGCGAAGGAGCGGCTGATCCAGATCTTCGACCTGTCGGAGGTCCAGGCCGACTACATCCTCGAGATGCCGCTGCGCCGGCTGACGAAGTTCTCCCGCATCGAGCTGGAGAAGGAGCAGGCCGGGCTGCGCCGCACGATCGAGGAGCTCGACGCGATCCTGGCCGACGAGTCGCTGCTGCGCCAGGTCGTCTCCGACGAGCTCGCCGAGGTCGCCAAGACCTACGGCACCCCGCGCCGCACGGTGCTGCTGGAGTCGGCCGGGCAGACGGTCAGCGCCGCCACCCCGTTGGAGGTGGCCGACGACCCGTGCCTGGTGCTGATGTCGTCGACCGGCCTGCTCGCCCGCACCGCGGGTCACGAGCAGCCCGGCGTCGGTGACTCCCGGAGCAAGCACGACGTCGTCGTCGCCGCGGTGCCGACCACCGCGCGCGGCCAGGTCGGCGTGCTCACCAGCGCCGGCCGGCTGGTGAAGCTCGACGTCCTCGACCTCCCGACGCTGCCGCCGACCGCACACGACCCCCACCTGCAGGGTGGTGCTCCGATGAGCGAGTTCGTCGCGCTCGAGCCCGGCGAGCGCGCGCTGACGCTGGTGCGCGTCGCCGAGGACGGCATCCCGGGCATCGCCCTCGGCACCGCCCAGGGCGTGGTGAAGCGGGTCAACCCCGAGGTGCTCAACCGCGACTCGTGGGAGGTCGTCCGGCTCGCCGACGGCGACGAGGTCGTCGGCGCCGTCGACCTGCTCACCGGTGAGGAGGAGCTGTGCTTCATCACCAGTGACGCCCAGCTGCTGCACTTCTCCGCCGACGCGGTGCGGCCCCAGGGTCGCTCGGGCGGCGGGGTCGCCGGCATCCGGCTCGCGCCCAAGCAGCGCGTCGTGTGGTTCGGCGCTTTCACGCCGGACGACGACGCGGTCGTGGTCACCGCCTCCGGTGCGTCCTCGGCCCTGCCCGGCACCGAGGCGGGCAGCGTGAAGGTCACACCGTTCTCGGAGTACCCCGCCAAGGGCCGCGCCACGGGCGGCGTGCGCTGTCACCGGTTCCTCAAGGGCGAGGACGTCCTCGTCGCCGCGTGGGCCGGCCCCGGCCCCGCGCGCGCCGCCGCGAGCAGCGGTGCCCCGATCGAGCTCCCCGCGCCCGAGGGTCGCCGCGACGGATCCGGGGTGCCGGGCAGCCAGCCCATCGCCGGCATCTCCTCGCCCGCAGCGCGACTCGTCCCCGTCCCCGACCTGGCAGGCTGA
- a CDS encoding sulfurtransferase, with amino-acid sequence MSSPFVDVATLLSELTGAQPPTLLDVRWSLGGPPGEQVFVEGHLPGAAYVDLGTALADPASDPVDSRGRHPLPDPERFGAAMRAAGVRTGQPVVVYDGANGVAAARCW; translated from the coding sequence GTGAGCTCCCCGTTCGTCGACGTCGCGACCCTGCTCAGCGAGCTGACCGGTGCCCAACCGCCCACCCTCCTCGATGTCCGGTGGAGCCTCGGCGGGCCGCCGGGGGAGCAGGTCTTCGTCGAGGGTCACCTGCCCGGGGCGGCGTACGTCGACCTCGGGACCGCCCTCGCGGATCCGGCCTCAGACCCGGTCGACAGCCGCGGGCGGCACCCGCTGCCGGACCCCGAGCGGTTCGGTGCAGCGATGCGCGCGGCAGGCGTGCGCACCGGCCAGCCGGTCGTCGTCTATGACGGCGCGAACGGCGTGGCCGCGGCGCGTTGCTGGTGA
- a CDS encoding bifunctional acetate--CoA ligase family protein/GNAT family N-acetyltransferase — protein MSAAAGTPPPTEAAAENASGTTGTPESADAAPGYPAHWEADVLLRDGRTAHLRPILPGDRELLVSFYEKVSAESKYLRFFAPMPRLSERDLVRFTHVDHDQRVAFVMTVGEEMIAVGRYDVVEKGEAEVAFLVQDAHQGRGIAQLLLEHLAQAGRERGVHQFVAEVLPENQRMIQIFREAGYQVAGGFEDGVMRFAFDIDPTDTAIGVMQDREHRAEAASIQAFFAARSIAVIGASRRQDTIGQTIVRNLVLGDYQGRVYVVNPAARSVAGLPAYPSVADVPDDIDVAIVVVPADKVQDVVLDCAAKGVSGLVVISSGFAETGDEGRQRQRQLVGLSRSYGLRLIGPNCLGIINTHPEFSLNASLSRVMPPRGRAGFFCQSGALGSAILERVKSRGLGLSTFVSAGNRADVSGNDLLQYWEEDTSTEVVLLYLESIGNPRKFSRIARRVSRRKPIIAVRSGRATQGVPMGHAVRSIAAPQAAVDAMFRQAGVIQVNTLDEMFDVAQLVAHQPLPRGGRVAIVGNSDALGLLAADAAASEGLRVTQAVAMGADATADDFEDALDAAIDDPEVDAVVAVYIPPMNVSGAEVADVLAAVGEQSDKPLVSTFLAAEGIPELLRVPDLAGATAGRGSVPSYSAVEAAVRALSRVVEYSRWLADSATGDAGISPVAPADSEDEGIDESAAKRLVAQVLMDSPSGRSLTREELTQLLAAYGVDLWPAIRVDSEEAAVEAAARLATPERPDVVLKATATRLRARPDQAHVWRNITGEGEMRATWRSMLRVIDDPDSAGLVVQQVAPPGTPVALGAVEDPLFGPVVSFGIAGPMTDLVADRSYRIPPMSKREAGAMVREIKSAPLLFGYNGAELANVSALEDLLLRLARLKNDLPQVQSIQFPLVLAGPDGAAVLSAEGEVAQVADARSDWFTRRLATPMADTLPGV, from the coding sequence GTGAGCGCTGCTGCCGGGACGCCCCCGCCCACCGAGGCCGCTGCCGAGAACGCCTCGGGGACCACCGGGACGCCGGAGTCGGCCGACGCCGCTCCGGGCTACCCCGCCCACTGGGAGGCCGACGTGCTGCTGCGCGACGGTCGCACGGCCCACCTGCGCCCGATCCTCCCCGGCGACCGCGAGCTGCTGGTCTCCTTCTACGAGAAGGTCTCCGCCGAGTCGAAGTACCTGCGCTTCTTCGCCCCCATGCCGCGGCTGTCGGAGCGCGACCTGGTGCGCTTCACGCACGTCGACCACGACCAGCGGGTGGCGTTCGTGATGACGGTCGGTGAGGAGATGATCGCCGTCGGCCGCTACGACGTGGTCGAGAAGGGCGAGGCGGAGGTCGCGTTCCTGGTCCAGGACGCCCACCAGGGCCGCGGGATCGCCCAGCTGCTGCTCGAGCACCTCGCCCAGGCCGGGCGCGAGCGCGGCGTGCACCAGTTCGTCGCCGAGGTGCTGCCGGAGAACCAGCGGATGATCCAGATCTTCCGCGAGGCCGGCTACCAGGTGGCGGGCGGCTTCGAGGACGGCGTCATGCGCTTCGCCTTCGACATCGACCCCACCGACACGGCCATCGGCGTGATGCAGGACCGCGAGCACCGCGCCGAGGCGGCCTCCATCCAGGCGTTCTTCGCCGCGCGCAGCATCGCCGTCATCGGCGCCTCGCGCCGCCAGGACACCATCGGCCAGACCATCGTGCGCAACCTGGTCCTCGGTGACTACCAGGGGCGGGTGTACGTCGTGAACCCCGCGGCCCGCTCCGTGGCGGGCCTGCCGGCGTACCCCTCGGTGGCCGACGTCCCCGACGACATCGACGTCGCGATCGTCGTCGTCCCGGCCGACAAGGTGCAAGACGTCGTCCTCGACTGCGCGGCCAAGGGCGTCAGCGGCCTGGTCGTGATCTCGTCGGGCTTCGCCGAGACCGGCGACGAGGGCCGCCAGCGCCAGCGTCAGCTCGTCGGGCTGTCGCGCTCCTACGGCCTGCGGCTGATCGGGCCCAACTGCCTGGGCATCATCAACACCCACCCGGAGTTCTCGCTCAACGCCTCGCTGTCGCGGGTCATGCCGCCGCGTGGCCGGGCCGGGTTCTTCTGCCAGTCCGGTGCGCTGGGCTCGGCGATCCTCGAGCGCGTCAAGAGTCGCGGGCTGGGCCTGTCGACGTTCGTCAGCGCCGGCAACCGCGCCGACGTGTCCGGCAACGACCTGCTGCAGTACTGGGAGGAGGACACCAGCACCGAGGTGGTCCTGCTCTACCTGGAGTCGATCGGAAACCCGCGCAAGTTCTCGCGGATCGCGCGCCGGGTCTCGCGCCGCAAGCCGATCATCGCGGTCCGGTCCGGTCGGGCGACCCAGGGTGTGCCGATGGGCCACGCGGTGCGCTCGATCGCCGCTCCGCAGGCAGCGGTGGATGCGATGTTCCGGCAGGCCGGCGTCATCCAGGTCAACACGCTCGACGAGATGTTCGACGTCGCGCAGCTGGTCGCCCACCAGCCGCTGCCGCGCGGGGGCCGGGTCGCGATCGTCGGCAACTCCGACGCCCTGGGCCTGCTCGCCGCCGACGCCGCGGCGTCCGAGGGGTTGCGCGTCACGCAGGCCGTGGCGATGGGTGCCGACGCGACCGCCGACGACTTCGAGGACGCCCTGGACGCCGCCATCGACGACCCCGAGGTCGACGCGGTGGTGGCGGTCTACATCCCGCCGATGAACGTCAGCGGCGCGGAGGTCGCCGACGTCCTGGCCGCCGTGGGGGAGCAGTCCGACAAGCCGCTGGTCTCGACGTTCCTCGCGGCCGAGGGCATCCCCGAGCTGCTGCGCGTGCCCGACCTCGCCGGTGCCACCGCCGGCCGCGGGTCCGTGCCGTCGTACTCCGCGGTGGAGGCGGCCGTGCGCGCGCTGAGCCGGGTCGTGGAGTACTCGCGCTGGCTCGCCGACAGCGCCACCGGCGACGCCGGGATCAGCCCGGTCGCTCCGGCCGACTCCGAGGACGAGGGGATCGACGAGAGCGCAGCCAAGCGGCTCGTGGCCCAGGTCCTGATGGACTCGCCGTCGGGCCGGTCGCTCACCCGCGAGGAGCTGACGCAGCTGCTGGCGGCGTACGGCGTGGACCTGTGGCCGGCCATCCGGGTCGACAGCGAGGAAGCTGCCGTCGAGGCGGCGGCGCGCCTGGCCACCCCCGAGCGGCCCGACGTGGTGCTCAAGGCGACCGCGACCCGGCTGCGGGCGCGACCCGACCAGGCACACGTGTGGCGCAACATCACCGGCGAGGGCGAGATGCGCGCGACCTGGCGCTCGATGCTGCGGGTGATCGACGACCCCGACAGCGCCGGACTGGTCGTGCAGCAGGTCGCCCCGCCCGGCACGCCGGTCGCGCTCGGTGCGGTCGAGGACCCGCTGTTCGGTCCGGTCGTGTCCTTCGGCATCGCCGGTCCGATGACCGACCTGGTCGCGGATCGGTCCTACCGGATCCCGCCGATGAGCAAGCGCGAGGCCGGGGCGATGGTGCGTGAGATCAAGTCCGCGCCGCTGCTGTTCGGCTACAACGGCGCCGAGCTCGCCAACGTCAGCGCGCTGGAGGACCTGCTGCTGCGCTTGGCACGCCTCAAGAACGACCTGCCGCAGGTGCAGTCGATCCAGTTCCCGCTCGTGCTCGCCGGGCCCGACGGCGCTGCCGTGCTGAGCGCGGAGGGCGAGGTCGCGCAGGTCGCCGATGCGCGGTCGGACTGGTTCACCCGGCGGCTCGCGACGCCGATGGCGGACACCCTGCCGGGGGTCTGA
- a CDS encoding DUF5998 family protein, producing the protein MRSRTNEDRGPSADLQAAIEKTGYYPDVVAGGVAAAVAGERIESFLVHHEPTIDRDEVRRHMSVLVLTGSRLIVVHTDEHAPDDLLPEPYTSTSTEAVALSAVRSVVVNRMVANPASYAGTTVPYPGANEAVLTIGWGGVSRIDLEPAGCSDPQCEADHGYTGVLASDDFSIRMSAAADGPEAVARLLEFAETLSGLTHASAGGAPVIRTGARHDHGPAAR; encoded by the coding sequence ATGCGCAGCAGGACCAACGAAGACCGCGGACCCTCGGCTGACCTCCAGGCCGCGATCGAGAAGACCGGCTACTACCCCGACGTCGTGGCCGGCGGCGTGGCCGCGGCCGTCGCCGGGGAGCGGATCGAGTCGTTCCTCGTCCATCACGAGCCGACGATCGACCGCGACGAGGTGCGCCGCCACATGAGCGTCCTCGTGCTCACCGGGAGCCGGCTCATCGTGGTCCACACCGACGAGCACGCGCCCGACGACCTGTTGCCCGAGCCCTACACGTCGACCTCCACCGAGGCGGTCGCGCTGTCCGCGGTCCGCTCCGTGGTGGTCAACCGGATGGTGGCCAACCCGGCGTCGTACGCCGGCACGACCGTGCCCTACCCGGGCGCCAACGAGGCCGTGCTGACGATCGGGTGGGGCGGGGTCAGCCGCATCGACCTCGAGCCGGCCGGCTGCTCGGACCCGCAGTGCGAAGCCGACCACGGCTACACCGGCGTGCTCGCCTCCGACGACTTCTCCATCCGCATGAGCGCCGCGGCCGACGGGCCCGAGGCGGTCGCCCGGCTGCTGGAGTTCGCCGAGACGCTGTCGGGCCTGACCCACGCGAGCGCCGGCGGCGCACCGGTGATCCGCACCGGCGCGCGACACGACCACGGCCCGGCTGCGCGGTGA
- a CDS encoding alkaline phosphatase family protein, protein MTSGPAEFVAPAYGERTLGDVLPAVAHALGAGSGFARPGIDLPEAQQYVVFLVDGLGADLLAAHPEEAPYLHALLAEQGGPARELTAGVPSTTATSLTSLGTALAPGEHGMIGFSSRIPGTEDLLFSLLWDDRVDPEQWQPHPTAFTRLERAGVHTTVVNKSAFASSGLTRIGFRGVPFVGADDATAQVEGALGALRHTPSVVYLYDSDLDATGHTHGCGSWQWRDQLAAIDLQLEQLREALPASVRILVVADHGMVDSPAESRLDIVARPDLMDGVALFGGEARFRQLYCRGGATDDVLAAWREAVGDRAEVLTRADAVARGWFGPLDAGVLARVGDVLVAARDDFTVVDTDRWSFEAQLVGFHGSLTPAEMRIPLLVG, encoded by the coding sequence GTGACCTCCGGGCCGGCCGAGTTCGTCGCGCCGGCGTACGGCGAGCGCACGCTGGGTGACGTCCTCCCCGCGGTGGCGCACGCGCTGGGCGCCGGATCCGGCTTCGCGCGTCCGGGGATCGACCTGCCCGAGGCGCAGCAGTACGTCGTCTTCCTCGTCGACGGACTGGGCGCCGACCTCCTGGCCGCGCATCCGGAGGAGGCGCCGTACCTCCACGCGCTGCTCGCCGAGCAGGGCGGCCCGGCGCGCGAGCTGACCGCCGGCGTCCCGTCCACCACCGCCACGAGCCTGACCTCGCTCGGCACAGCGCTGGCGCCGGGGGAGCACGGGATGATCGGCTTCAGTAGCCGCATCCCCGGCACTGAGGACCTGTTGTTCTCACTTCTGTGGGACGACCGGGTCGACCCCGAGCAGTGGCAGCCGCACCCCACCGCCTTCACGCGCCTCGAGCGCGCCGGAGTCCACACCACCGTGGTCAACAAGTCGGCCTTCGCCAGCTCGGGCCTGACCAGGATCGGGTTCCGCGGGGTGCCGTTCGTCGGCGCCGACGACGCGACCGCGCAGGTGGAGGGGGCACTCGGCGCGCTGCGGCACACGCCGTCGGTGGTCTACCTCTACGACTCCGACCTCGACGCGACCGGCCACACCCACGGCTGTGGCTCCTGGCAGTGGCGCGACCAGCTCGCCGCGATCGACCTGCAGCTCGAGCAGCTGCGCGAGGCGCTGCCCGCGTCGGTGCGCATCCTCGTCGTCGCCGACCACGGCATGGTCGACTCCCCGGCCGAGTCCCGCCTCGACATCGTCGCGCGCCCCGACCTCATGGACGGCGTCGCGCTCTTCGGCGGCGAGGCCCGCTTCCGCCAGCTCTACTGCCGCGGCGGCGCCACCGACGACGTCCTCGCCGCCTGGCGCGAGGCGGTCGGCGACCGGGCCGAGGTCCTCACCCGCGCCGACGCCGTCGCCCGCGGCTGGTTCGGCCCCCTCGACGCGGGCGTCCTCGCCCGGGTCGGCGACGTCCTCGTCGCCGCTCGCGACGACTTCACCGTCGTCGACACCGACCGGTGGTCCTTCGAGGCCCAGCTCGTCGGCTTCCACGGCTCCCTCACCCCTGCCGAGATGCGGATTCCGCTGCTGGTGGGGTAG
- a CDS encoding LppX_LprAFG lipoprotein: MTPAPRPRRTSRVLLLAATAALATVLTACTSDDGGPDGETPDDVLAAAKTELDETSGVQIELSTPGLPSGVSGLLKAEGVGTHQPAFEGDITVSMAGVNADVPVIAVDNKVYAILPFTRDYDEIDPSAYQAPDPAALMSTTNGLSDLLGKATGVEEGDQVRDGSAVLTSYTGSVPGSVVSTIIPSAQQDASFAAEFTIDDDGRLVEATMTGPFYPATDEVTYSVRFVEYDVEQEITAP; encoded by the coding sequence ATGACCCCCGCTCCCCGGCCCCGCCGTACCTCCCGCGTCCTGCTGCTCGCCGCCACCGCCGCCCTGGCGACGGTGCTCACCGCGTGCACCAGCGACGACGGCGGACCCGACGGCGAGACCCCGGACGACGTCCTGGCCGCGGCCAAGACCGAGCTCGACGAGACCAGCGGGGTGCAGATCGAGCTGTCGACGCCAGGCCTGCCCAGCGGTGTCTCCGGGCTGCTCAAGGCCGAGGGCGTCGGCACCCACCAGCCGGCCTTCGAGGGTGACATCACCGTCTCGATGGCGGGTGTCAACGCCGATGTGCCGGTGATCGCGGTGGACAACAAGGTCTACGCGATCCTGCCGTTCACGCGTGACTACGACGAGATCGACCCGAGCGCCTACCAGGCGCCCGACCCGGCCGCGCTGATGAGCACGACCAACGGCCTGTCCGACCTGCTCGGCAAGGCCACCGGCGTCGAGGAGGGCGACCAGGTCCGCGACGGCTCGGCGGTCCTGACCTCCTACACCGGCTCGGTCCCCGGCTCGGTCGTCTCCACGATCATCCCGAGTGCCCAGCAGGATGCGAGCTTCGCCGCGGAGTTCACCATCGACGACGACGGTCGGCTGGTCGAGGCCACGATGACCGGGCCGTTCTACCCGGCCACCGATGAGGTGACCTACAGCGTGCGGTTCGTCGAGTACGACGTGGAGCAGGAGATCACCGCCCCGTGA